The following coding sequences lie in one Streptomyces sp. NBC_00510 genomic window:
- the dhaK gene encoding dihydroxyacetone kinase subunit DhaK, producing the protein MKMLINVPETVVADALRGFAAAHPELTVDVENRLVVRRDAPVAGKVGLVSGGGSGHEPLHGGFVGHGMLDAACPGEVFTSPVPDQMVRAAAAVDSGAGVLFIVKNYTGDVLNFDMAAELAEDEGIVVAKVLVNDDVAVTDSLYTAGRRGTGATLFVEKIAGALAEEGAPLERVEAVARRVNELSRSFGVALTAVSTPAKGAPTFDLPAGELELGIGIHGEPGRERRAMMTSGEIAEFAVDAVLDDFRPTGPVLLLVNGMGGTPLLELYGFNAEVHRVLGARGVTVARTLVGNYVTSLDMAGASVSLCQVDEELLRLWDAPVSTPGLRWGA; encoded by the coding sequence ATGAAGATGCTGATCAATGTCCCGGAGACCGTCGTGGCCGACGCGCTGCGGGGGTTCGCGGCCGCGCATCCCGAGCTGACCGTGGACGTGGAGAACCGGCTGGTCGTGCGCCGGGACGCGCCGGTCGCGGGGAAGGTCGGGCTGGTCTCCGGCGGCGGGTCGGGGCACGAACCGCTGCACGGCGGGTTCGTGGGACACGGGATGCTCGACGCGGCCTGCCCGGGCGAGGTGTTCACCTCCCCCGTCCCGGACCAGATGGTACGGGCCGCCGCGGCGGTGGACAGCGGGGCCGGGGTGCTGTTCATCGTGAAGAACTACACCGGTGACGTGCTGAACTTCGACATGGCCGCCGAGCTGGCCGAGGACGAGGGGATCGTGGTCGCCAAAGTCCTGGTCAACGACGACGTCGCGGTGACCGACAGCCTCTACACGGCGGGACGGCGCGGCACCGGCGCCACGCTCTTCGTGGAGAAGATCGCGGGCGCGCTGGCCGAGGAGGGGGCGCCGCTGGAGCGCGTCGAGGCGGTCGCGCGGCGCGTCAACGAGCTCTCGCGGAGCTTCGGCGTGGCGCTGACCGCGGTCAGCACGCCCGCCAAGGGCGCGCCCACCTTCGACCTCCCGGCGGGCGAACTGGAGCTGGGCATCGGCATCCACGGCGAGCCCGGCCGGGAGCGGCGGGCGATGATGACCTCGGGCGAGATCGCCGAGTTCGCCGTCGACGCCGTCCTGGACGACTTCCGCCCGACCGGTCCGGTGCTGCTGCTGGTGAACGGCATGGGCGGGACGCCGCTGCTGGAGCTGTACGGGTTCAACGCCGAGGTGCACCGTGTGCTCGGGGCGCGCGGCGTGACGGTGGCCCGCACACTGGTCGGCAACTACGTGACGTCGCTGGACATGGCGGGCGCCTCGGTGTCGCTGTGCCAGGTGGACGAGGAGCTGCTGCGCCTGTGGGACGCGCCGGTGAGCACGCCGGGCCTGCGCTGGGGCGCCTGA
- a CDS encoding GntR family transcriptional regulator gives MAAEVDPAVLVGDRALLARSSTADRVAAVLRTRISEGHLPPGAKLAEDVAAGALGVSRNTLREAFRLLTHERLLVHELNRGVFVRVLTAGDVVDIYRVRRLVECSVIRGLVAPPYDLTRAADAVAEGERAASGERWGLLGTADIHFHQALVDLAGSARLTGLMTGVLAELRLAFHAMDDPHEFHAPYLAGNREILSALEAADPAKAELLLASYLDDAEAQLVRRYSGPAGGGDGRG, from the coding sequence ATGGCAGCCGAGGTGGATCCGGCGGTCCTCGTGGGCGACCGCGCGCTGCTGGCACGCTCCAGCACCGCCGACCGCGTCGCCGCCGTGCTGCGCACCCGGATCTCCGAGGGTCACCTGCCGCCGGGCGCCAAGCTCGCCGAGGACGTCGCCGCCGGGGCGCTGGGCGTCTCCCGCAACACCCTCCGCGAGGCCTTCCGGCTGCTGACGCACGAGAGACTGCTGGTGCACGAGCTCAACCGCGGGGTCTTCGTCCGGGTGCTGACCGCGGGCGACGTCGTCGACATCTACCGGGTGCGGCGCCTGGTCGAGTGCTCCGTGATCCGCGGACTCGTGGCCCCGCCGTACGACCTGACCCGGGCGGCGGACGCCGTGGCGGAGGGCGAGCGGGCCGCGTCCGGGGAGCGGTGGGGCCTGCTCGGCACGGCCGACATCCACTTCCACCAGGCGCTGGTCGACCTCGCGGGCAGCGCCCGGCTGACCGGGCTCATGACGGGCGTGCTCGCCGAACTGCGCCTGGCCTTCCACGCGATGGACGACCCACACGAGTTCCACGCGCCCTACCTGGCCGGCAACCGGGAGATCCTCTCCGCCCTGGAGGCGGCCGACCCCGCGAAGGCGGAACTGCTTCTGGCGTCCTACCTCGACGACGCCGAGGCGCAGCTCGTCCGCCGGTACTCGGGACCCGCCGGGGGCGGGGACGGCCGCGGCTAG
- a CDS encoding LamB/YcsF family protein, which yields MTDLVIDLNADLGEGYGRWVLTDDDALLSVVTSANVACGFHAGDPGIMRRVCDTAAGRGVRIGAQVSYRDLAGFGRRAMEVPADELADEITYQIGALEVFARAAGAQVAYVKPHGALYNKVVVDDEQAAAVAAGTRRADPALPVLCLPGSAMERAARQAGLDVVGEAFADRAYTAAGTLVPRGTSGALLADPHEVTRQAVALARDGVTTALTGERVTVRARSLCLHGDSPDAVATALRVRAALEDAGVRLEAFA from the coding sequence ATGACAGACCTCGTGATCGACCTCAACGCGGACCTGGGGGAGGGCTACGGGCGGTGGGTCCTCACCGACGACGACGCCCTGCTCTCCGTCGTGACCAGCGCCAACGTCGCCTGCGGCTTCCACGCCGGGGACCCCGGCATCATGCGCCGGGTGTGCGACACCGCGGCCGGGCGCGGGGTGCGCATCGGCGCCCAGGTCTCCTACCGCGACCTGGCGGGGTTCGGCCGGCGGGCGATGGAGGTGCCCGCCGACGAACTGGCCGACGAGATCACGTACCAGATCGGCGCGCTGGAGGTCTTCGCCCGCGCCGCCGGGGCCCAGGTGGCGTACGTGAAACCGCACGGGGCCCTCTACAACAAGGTCGTCGTCGACGACGAGCAGGCCGCCGCCGTCGCCGCGGGCACCCGGCGGGCCGACCCGGCCCTGCCGGTGCTCTGCCTGCCCGGTTCGGCCATGGAGCGCGCGGCCCGGCAGGCCGGGCTGGACGTGGTGGGGGAGGCCTTCGCCGACCGCGCCTACACCGCCGCCGGCACACTCGTCCCGCGCGGCACTTCGGGCGCACTCCTCGCCGACCCCCACGAGGTCACCCGGCAGGCGGTCGCCCTCGCCCGCGACGGCGTCACCACCGCCCTGACCGGCGAGCGGGTGACCGTACGGGCGCGGTCGCTGTGCCTGCACGGCGACTCCCCGGACGCGGTGGCCACGGCCCTGCGGGTGCGGGCCGCGCTCGAGGACGCGGGCGTGCGGCTGGAGGCGTTCGCATGA
- a CDS encoding allophanate hydrolase subunit 1, producing the protein MRVLTVGEDALLIDLATAEEAQSWHAELLRRRGEGSLGPVREIVPGERTVLLYGVPDAAALRAELRGWSVTGRAAGSGPLVEIPVRYDGPDLAVVAERWGVAEEDVAGLHSGAEHRVAFCGFAPGFAYMTGLGARYGVPRRAEPRTSVPAGSVAVAGPYTGIYPRSSPGGWQLIGTTCVRLWDLEREPAALLAPGTRVRFVPVPAGAGA; encoded by the coding sequence ATGAGGGTCCTCACGGTCGGGGAGGACGCGCTCCTGATCGACCTCGCCACCGCCGAGGAGGCGCAGTCCTGGCACGCCGAGCTCCTGCGCCGCCGTGGCGAGGGCAGCCTCGGGCCGGTGCGCGAGATCGTCCCCGGCGAGCGGACCGTGCTGCTGTACGGGGTGCCGGACGCCGCCGCGCTCCGCGCCGAGCTGCGCGGCTGGTCCGTCACGGGCCGGGCCGCCGGGAGCGGACCGCTCGTGGAGATCCCCGTGCGCTACGACGGGCCCGACCTGGCGGTCGTGGCCGAGCGGTGGGGCGTCGCGGAGGAGGACGTGGCCGGGCTGCACAGCGGTGCCGAACACCGCGTCGCCTTCTGCGGGTTCGCCCCGGGCTTCGCCTACATGACCGGTCTCGGCGCACGGTACGGCGTGCCGCGCCGGGCCGAGCCGCGCACTTCGGTGCCCGCCGGCTCGGTGGCCGTCGCGGGCCCCTACACCGGGATCTACCCGAGGAGTTCGCCGGGCGGCTGGCAGCTGATCGGCACCACCTGTGTGCGCCTGTGGGACCTGGAACGCGAACCCGCCGCGCTGCTCGCGCCCGGCACCCGGGTGCGCTTCGTCCCCGTGCCCGCCGGGGCCGGCGCATGA
- a CDS encoding biotin-dependent carboxyltransferase family protein translates to MNGGELRVVRAGALTTVQDLGRYGHAALGVARSGALDRPAHRLANRLVGNADGAATLETTLTGVTVRVTRPAVVAVTGAPAPVLLDGRPAPWGTPVRLPAGAVLEVGPATRGVRSYLAVGGGLAVPAVLGSRSTDLLSGLGPAPLGDGDVLPLGPGPWLPVHADLAPHAGPPRELVLPLRLGPRDDWFTAAAVRTLAAGRFRVSDRSNRIGLRTTGPVLERAVHRELPSEGMVVGAVQVPPDGRPVVFLADSPTTGGYPVVGVVPERGLAAAAQAVPGLPVRFVPQR, encoded by the coding sequence ATGAACGGGGGCGAGCTGCGGGTCGTCAGGGCCGGCGCGCTGACCACCGTCCAGGACCTCGGGCGGTACGGCCATGCCGCCCTCGGCGTCGCCCGCTCCGGGGCCCTGGACCGGCCGGCGCACCGGCTGGCCAACCGCCTGGTGGGCAACGCCGACGGCGCCGCGACCCTGGAGACCACGCTGACCGGGGTGACCGTGCGGGTCACCCGCCCGGCCGTCGTCGCGGTCACCGGAGCCCCGGCACCGGTCCTGCTCGACGGCCGTCCCGCCCCCTGGGGCACCCCCGTGCGGCTGCCGGCCGGGGCGGTGCTCGAGGTCGGGCCCGCCACGCGGGGCGTGCGCAGCTACCTCGCGGTCGGGGGCGGTCTCGCCGTGCCCGCGGTGCTCGGCAGCCGCTCCACCGACCTGCTGTCCGGGCTCGGGCCCGCCCCGCTCGGGGACGGTGACGTCCTGCCGCTGGGCCCGGGGCCGTGGCTGCCCGTCCACGCCGACCTGGCCCCGCACGCCGGTCCGCCGCGGGAGCTCGTGCTGCCGCTGCGGCTCGGGCCGCGCGACGACTGGTTCACGGCCGCGGCCGTCCGGACCCTCGCGGCCGGCCGCTTCCGGGTGTCGGACCGCAGCAACCGCATCGGGCTGCGCACCACGGGGCCGGTGCTGGAGCGCGCCGTCCACCGGGAGCTGCCCAGCGAGGGCATGGTCGTGGGCGCCGTCCAAGTGCCGCCCGACGGCAGGCCGGTGGTCTTCCTCGCCGATTCGCCCACCACCGGCGGCTACCCGGTCGTCGGTGTCGTCCCCGAGCGCGGCCTGGCCGCGGCCGCGCAGGCCGTCCCGGGGCTGCCGGTGCGCTTCGTGCCCCAACGCTGA
- a CDS encoding acyl-CoA dehydrogenase family protein translates to MHLDHTPEQQRLRAELRSYFAGLVPDNAYARHFDRAAAKRFYRDTVRRLGGDGWLGVGWPEEYGGRGMTPMEQFIFFDEAAQAGVPLPLMALNTVGPTIMQFGTEEQKAHFLPRILAGEIDFAIGYSEPDAGTDLAALRTRAVRDGDGATGHYTVNGQKIWTTNGDTADWVWLAVRTDPGAPPHKGISILLVPTTDPGYSCTIINTLASHDTTASYYEDVRVPVDRRVGEENQGWRLITTQLNHERVTLAAHGTMAIRAFHDVRRWAADTKLADGRRVIDLAWVRGRLARTHARLDAMKLLNWQMVDALQRGTLTPHDASAVKVYGSEARRDAYAWLMEVTAALGPMKEGSAGALLHGELERGYRSAVIFTFGGGNNEIQREIISWIGLGMPRVRR, encoded by the coding sequence GTGCACCTGGACCACACCCCGGAGCAGCAGCGGCTGCGCGCCGAACTCAGGTCGTACTTCGCCGGACTGGTGCCCGACAACGCCTACGCCCGCCACTTCGACCGGGCCGCGGCCAAGCGCTTCTACCGCGACACCGTCCGCCGGCTCGGTGGCGACGGCTGGCTCGGCGTCGGCTGGCCCGAGGAGTACGGCGGCCGCGGCATGACCCCCATGGAGCAGTTCATCTTCTTCGACGAGGCCGCCCAGGCGGGCGTCCCGCTGCCGCTGATGGCGCTCAACACCGTCGGCCCCACGATCATGCAGTTCGGCACCGAGGAGCAGAAGGCCCACTTCCTGCCGCGCATCCTGGCCGGCGAGATCGACTTCGCCATCGGCTACTCGGAACCGGACGCCGGCACCGACCTGGCCGCGCTGCGCACCCGCGCCGTACGGGACGGCGACGGGGCCACCGGCCACTACACGGTCAACGGCCAGAAGATCTGGACCACCAACGGCGACACCGCCGACTGGGTCTGGCTGGCCGTGCGCACCGACCCCGGCGCCCCGCCCCACAAGGGCATCTCGATCCTCCTGGTGCCGACCACGGATCCCGGCTACTCCTGCACGATCATCAACACCCTCGCCTCCCACGACACCACCGCGAGCTACTACGAGGACGTCCGCGTCCCCGTGGACCGCCGCGTCGGCGAGGAGAACCAGGGCTGGCGGCTGATCACCACCCAGCTCAACCACGAGCGCGTCACCCTCGCCGCCCACGGCACGATGGCGATCCGCGCCTTCCACGACGTACGCCGCTGGGCCGCCGACACCAAACTGGCCGACGGCCGCCGCGTCATCGACCTCGCCTGGGTCCGCGGCCGCCTCGCCCGCACCCACGCCCGCCTGGACGCCATGAAGCTGCTCAACTGGCAGATGGTCGACGCCCTCCAGCGCGGCACCCTCACCCCGCACGACGCCTCCGCCGTCAAGGTCTACGGCTCCGAGGCCCGTCGGGACGCGTACGCCTGGCTGATGGAGGTCACCGCAGCCCTCGGCCCCATGAAGGAGGGCTCCGCGGGCGCCCTCCTCCACGGCGAGCTGGAACGCGGCTACCGCAGCGCCGTCATCTTCACCTTCGGCGGCGGCAACAACGAGATCCAGCGCGAGATCATCTCCTGGATCGGGCTGGGCATGCCGCGCGTACGGAGGTGA
- a CDS encoding VOC family protein, with translation MEIPEQYKYAVIPHALVDGAAEAITFYAAAFGATESFRLEGDDGRIVHAEIRIHRSTLMLGDAEAPASPPSAAAGPSVVLHVYVPDVDALTDRAVAAGAELLTAPADMPYGARQSMLRDPFGHVWIFLTPLSG, from the coding sequence ATGGAGATCCCCGAGCAGTACAAGTACGCCGTCATCCCGCACGCGTTGGTCGACGGGGCCGCCGAGGCGATCACGTTCTACGCCGCCGCGTTCGGAGCGACGGAGTCCTTCCGGCTCGAAGGCGACGACGGGCGGATCGTGCACGCCGAGATCAGGATCCACCGCTCCACCCTCATGCTCGGGGACGCCGAGGCCCCGGCGTCGCCCCCGTCCGCCGCGGCCGGGCCGTCCGTCGTCCTGCACGTCTACGTGCCGGACGTGGACGCCCTCACCGACCGGGCCGTGGCCGCCGGAGCCGAACTGCTCACGGCCCCGGCCGACATGCCCTACGGCGCGCGCCAGTCGATGCTCCGGGACCCCTTCGGCCACGTCTGGATCTTCCTGACGCCGCTGTCCGGATGA
- a CDS encoding amino acid transporter, translated as MTGPDVVEVLHLLRRAGAEVWVGGGWGVDALLRRQTRDHRDLDLMHRREQEDTVVAALAAAGFTQTLDWRPVRFVVTDGRGREIDLHPLSFAADGSARQASPEPGRPFVYPAACFGTGEVERTVVPCLSAEQQVYFHQGYEPTDRDRHDMLRLREAFGIATHF; from the coding sequence ATGACCGGGCCGGACGTGGTGGAGGTCCTGCACCTGCTGCGGAGGGCCGGCGCGGAGGTCTGGGTGGGCGGCGGCTGGGGCGTCGACGCCCTGCTGCGCAGGCAGACCCGCGACCACCGGGACCTGGACCTCATGCACCGCCGCGAGCAGGAGGACACCGTGGTCGCGGCGCTGGCCGCGGCCGGCTTCACCCAGACCCTCGACTGGCGGCCGGTGCGCTTCGTCGTCACCGACGGCAGGGGCCGTGAGATCGACCTGCACCCCCTGTCCTTCGCCGCCGACGGGAGCGCGCGGCAGGCGTCGCCGGAGCCGGGGCGGCCCTTCGTCTACCCGGCCGCGTGCTTCGGCACCGGCGAGGTCGAACGGACCGTCGTCCCGTGCCTGTCGGCCGAGCAGCAGGTGTACTTCCACCAGGGGTACGAGCCGACCGACCGGGACCGCCACGACATGCTCCGGCTCCGCGAGGCCTTCGGCATCGCCACCCACTTCTGA
- a CDS encoding CrcB family protein, whose translation MTEPVSPDAEPQPPLPRSARIREQAPFVGVVAVGGALGACARYGAGLMWPGAPGGFPWSTFGVNALGCAVIGVFMVVITEMWSVHRLVRPFFGTGVLGGFTTFSTYAVDIHGLVEGGHAGAGLAYLAATPLIALAAVWGAAHTARRLIVRRQT comes from the coding sequence ATGACCGAGCCCGTGTCCCCCGATGCCGAGCCGCAGCCGCCCCTGCCGCGATCCGCGCGGATACGGGAACAGGCGCCGTTCGTCGGCGTGGTCGCGGTCGGCGGAGCGCTGGGAGCGTGCGCGCGCTACGGCGCGGGCCTGATGTGGCCCGGTGCGCCGGGCGGCTTCCCGTGGAGCACCTTCGGTGTCAACGCGCTCGGCTGCGCCGTGATCGGCGTGTTCATGGTGGTCATCACCGAGATGTGGTCCGTCCACCGGCTCGTGCGCCCGTTCTTCGGCACCGGCGTGCTCGGGGGCTTCACCACCTTCTCCACCTACGCCGTCGACATCCACGGCCTGGTGGAGGGCGGTCACGCCGGAGCCGGACTGGCCTACCTCGCCGCCACGCCGCTGATCGCCCTGGCCGCGGTGTGGGGCGCGGCGCACACGGCCCGTCGCCTGATCGTTCGGAGGCAGACATGA
- a CDS encoding DUF190 domain-containing protein, translating to MTRLHGTAMRLTILIGDNDTWHHKPLCSEITRRAHDAGLAGASVFHGVEGFGASSLIHTSRLLSLSDNLPVAVVIIDHEERVRAFLPQLDELVTEGLVTLDEVEVIRYVGRGNHG from the coding sequence ATGACACGGCTGCACGGCACCGCGATGCGGTTGACGATCCTGATCGGCGACAACGACACCTGGCACCACAAGCCGCTGTGCTCCGAGATCACCCGCCGCGCCCACGACGCCGGCCTGGCCGGCGCCAGCGTCTTCCACGGCGTGGAGGGCTTCGGCGCCTCCTCGCTGATCCACACCAGCAGGCTGCTCTCGCTGAGCGACAACCTGCCGGTGGCCGTCGTCATCATCGACCACGAGGAGCGCGTCCGCGCGTTCCTGCCGCAGCTGGACGAACTGGTCACCGAAGGGCTGGTCACCCTCGACGAGGTCGAGGTCATCCGCTACGTGGGACGGGGGAACCACGGGTGA